The Pseudomonas sp. SCA2728.1_7 DNA segment TGGTCAACGGCTCGATGGCCACGACTGCGTCGTTTGCACAGACTGTGAAAAACCTGCACCCGCAATTCAACGTGGTTTGCTACGACCAACCCTACGCGGGTCGGTCAAAAGCCCACAACCGCCATGAGAAACATCTGACGAAAGACGTCGAAGGGCAGATTCTGCTGGAGCTGATCGACCACTTCGCCGCCGAACACGTGCTGTCGTTCTCCTGGGGCGGCGCCGCGACCCTGGTCGCTCTCGCCCAGCAGCCACGGCGCATCGAACGGGCGGTGATCAGCTCGTTCTCGCCGGTGATCAACGCGCACATGCTTGATTACCTCGAACGCGGCGTCGACTACCTCGGCCAGCGCGACGGCGACCGCGTCGGCCATCTGGTCAACAACACCATCGGCAAACACCTGCCGTCACTGTTCAAACGCTTCAACTATCGCCACGTCAGCAGCCTGGCCGAGCACGAATACGGGCAGATGCACTTCCACATCAGCGACGTGCTGCACAGCGATCGGCAGTGCTACTTGAATGCGGCGAAAAAGATCAACGTGCCGGTGCTGTTTCTCAACGGCGAATGGGACGAATACACCGCAGCCGAAGACGCGCGCCTGTTTGGCAATCATGTGGCGCAGAGCACGTTCACCACGCTGCAAGCCACCGGGCACTTTCTCGATATGGAGCACAAAGCGGCATGCCGCGATAGCCAGAACGCCTTGCTCGGCTTTCTGAAACCGGCACAGCAGACCAGCCGAACGCGTTACTCGTTTGTTCAGGATCAACATGCATTGGCTATTTGAAAGGGTGTCGTCGCGAGCGAGGCTGTGGGGTTGAGATTCTGCTTTACGCACCGCAGTGCTCGCCCGCGATTGACCGTTTTCAATGATTCAAAGCGTTCATGAGTAAAAGAAAAACTTCAAATCCGTGGCCGAGTCTGGTACAAAGTCAGCCGCTCTGAGCGGGTATAGTTTAATGGTAGAACAGTAGCTTCCCAAGCTTCCGACGAGGGTTCGATTCCCTCTACCCGCTCCACTCAATTTTTGTCTCACGTTGTGTTTTTTTGACGGGGGATGCAGGGATAGAAAAAACCGGCCTATAGGGCCGGTTTTTTTGTGGCTGGGATTTGAGGTTTGCCATTTGGGCAGTACGGAACCTTTCAGAAACACTCCGTTGATTGCAGATTCGCCAGTCCCCTCTACGCTTCGTTTTCTCTAATGACAACAAGTGCAGTCTGTTCAAGAGAATGATCTACACGTGGCGCTCGGTACAGAAAACCCGGAGCACACGGCAAATCACTGCTCACTCTAAGAGGTTGCGCTCTCAGTGCAGGAAGATAAAAGGCAGGGAATGACGGAAGAGGAGCAGACCATCTGGGATGGTGCAATCAAGTTTGCTCGATCAAACAAGAAAGCTATCGGTAAGCGGCTAACCGATCAGGCCACCTATCCTCCCGAAAAAGAACCTGTTTCGGTATTCATGGCAGGTTCGCCGGGCGCTGGTAAAACAGAGGCATCATTAGCCCTGCTGAACCTCTTCTCCGATACCCCCATCCTGCGAATCGATCCAGACGAACTCAGAAACGAATTTGAAGCCTATCAAGGTGGCAATGCCTGGCTTTTCCAAGGAGCCGTTTCAATTCTCGTCGGAAAGCTGATTGACCTTGCCCTGGAGCGAAAACAGTCTTTCCTGCTGGACGGGACGCTTTCCAATATGGAGATCGCAAGGAAAAATGTGCAGCGCTGCCTAGACAAAGGGAGATTTGTGCAAATTCTCTACGTCTATCAAGATCCTAGACTTGCCTGGTCCTTTGTCAGAGCCCGTGAGGAAGCCGAAGGACGAAGGATTCGACCGGAGCATTTCGTCGACCAATACTTTGCAGCGCGTGACGTGGTAAACACCCTTAAGCTAGAGTTTGGCAAGGACATTCATGTCGATCTGCTCGTGAAGCACATTGATAATTCTGGACGCCTCTACAAGGCTGGCGTCGACAAGATCGACTACCATATCCCCGAGAAGCATACGAGACACGATCTGATGGCCATGCTTGGGATCAATGACGGAGTAACCCCATGAAATTCGGATCCACAAAAGAGTCCACGAGTCCATTCGCAGACTTCATTCGGAATGCGAAATCGGAAGAGAAGAAGCGCGTTTACAGTGAAGTGCTCACCGAAGCTACCAAAAAACAGAATGAAGTGATGTCGGCGGCGCGTGAAAAGCAGGCGTGATTACTTTACTGAATGTCTAGTCCTGAAATAGGTTTACACCTATTCACCCTAACGCCCGATGCACCGCATCGGGCGTTTTGTATTTTAAGGAAAGGTGCGGCCGCTCTTGGTTGTAGATCGTAATAGCCTCCCGCACCATCTGTTCAGCCTGTTCTAGATTTTCTGGCCTGTAGAGCAGCAGCTCTGTTTTCAGAATGCCGTTAACCCGCTCTGCGAGAGCGTTTTGGTAGCAATCGTAGCCATCGGTCATTGAGCAAGTGACGTCATGTTTGGCGTGCAGCTTCTGGTAAAGATCAGAGCAGTACTGTGCGCCTCGATCCGAGTGATGCACCAGTCGTTGCTTTGTTCGGCGCTCTTTTAGCGCCTTTCGGAAGGCTTGAGCCACGGATTTGGCGTGCAGGCTGTCATGTACGTGAAAGCCGACAATTTTTCTCGAGTAAGCATCTGTCACCAAACTCAAGTAAACAGATCCTTCTCGTGTGGGGATGTAGGTGATATCTGCTACCCAGACTTGTTCTGGGCCGGTCGCAATCACTTGATGCGGGCCAGGTTTCAGGAGGTTGGGATGGCAGCGAAAACGATGATGGCTGTCAGTCGTCTTGTGATAGGCCCGTTTTCTACGTACCAGTTGTCGATGATCGCGCAAAACATCGAATAGACGATCCCTTCCAACATGCAGTTCTTGTCTCTCGCGTTTGGCATGCATCATCGAATGTAACTTACGAGTACCGATGCAGGGCTGACGTAAGCGGATCTCATGCACAAACTTGATGAGCTTCTGGTCTTGCTCAAGCCTGGATCGGTAAGCCCGATCTCGCTTGTAATAGGCTTGGCGACTTATTCCCATAAACTGGCAAGCCCTGCTGACACTCAGGGTTTGGGTTTGCGCAACGACTTGCCTGGCCGCTTTTTTACAACGGATACGCCATAGTCATTCTTCAGAACATCGACCACGTCTTCAAAAAATTTGGCTTTCTGATTGGCCAGCGCCAATTGTTCTTCAAGCTCTTTGATTCTCTGCTCAGGCGTCAGCGGCAAAGTTGGCTCGTCCATCGGTCGAGTCCTCTGAGAGCGAATGGAGGCGCCTTGGCTCCAATCCTGCCGACCATGCTTGCGTAACCAAACCAGAACCGTCGACCGGCCTTGAATCCCATAGCGCCGTTGAGCCTCTTTATAACTCAACTCGCCTTTTTCGACCTGATCGACAACCGACAATTTAAAAGTCAGTGTGTAATCGCGCTGACTCCGCTTTTCGCCCGTCTCCATTGCACCCTCCTGATAAGAAGCCAGAAGGTGTAAACCTTATTTAGGACGAGGCAGAATTTTAAAAAAAGCCCGGCAAAGTGCCGGGCTTTTTCTTTCTCGTTTTACCGTACCGCAATGTCTATTCCAGTTTTTAACGTTTGCCCCGTTGCAGAATGATTCAGAAACACAGCGTTGATTGCAGAAACGCCATCCCCCTTTACGCTTTGATCTCTCTAACAAAAAGCGCTGCGTGCTCAAGGGGATGATCTAGATGCTCTATCCAATCGCAATGTCTGCCAGTGACGGTGAATGTGCCTGGGGGGTTGAGGTGCCGGATCTGCCGGGGTGTTTTTCTGCCGGTGAGGATCAAGAGGATGCCATTGAGATGGCAAAAGCGGCCATAGAGGCCCACATCGAAATTCTGGCGGAAAGTGGTGCAGCCATTCCGGTCGCTGGGAAACTTGGAACTCACTTCTCCAATCAGAAATACGCAGGCTGCGTTTGGGCGTTGGTGGATGCGGATGTCGGTCGGTGCCTCGGGAGTCCGCAGGAACTGAGTATTACGCTACCGGGCTACCTGCTGGAGCGGATTGATCTTCACGTTCACCATCATCCGGAGGAGAAGAATCGTTCGGCGTTTTTGACTTCGGCGGCCTTGCGGATGTTGGCGCCTTGAATCGTGAATGTTCGTAGGCGCAACTATAAAAAACCGGCCCTTAGAGCCGGTTTTTTTGTGTCTGCTACAAATCGACGATTTTTTGATTACTCAGCCGGCACAACCTTATCCAGTGCCTGATTCACCGCCAATTCACCCAACATGACCACCTGCGCGATGCCGAGTGCAGTCTTGCGGTGTGAGGTGTCGAGCAACGCGGCGAAGTTGTTGAGCATGGTGGTGGCAGAGCCGAGTGTTTCGCTGGCGTTGGCCAACAGGGATTCGGTGTCGTATTTCGGGTTGGCGAGGTACATCGGTTCGGGTTCGTGGGTGGAACCCATGATTCTGGCCGTGGGGCTGAGGTAGTGGTCGAGGGCGCGTTCGGCGGCTTCGTGGAATTTCTTTGAGTTGGGTGATTCGTAGGGGGATGCCGGATCGGTTTCCGGCGGATTTGGCGTTACTTTGAACATTTGGTGTATTCCAAAATAGGGCTACGACCATTCCGCTGCTACACGAAAGGGTGGCGGCTGTACGCAAGTTAGCAGACCGGGCGAATCCACCAAAATCCCGGCGCACCCGAGGGTGCCATGCGCACAGCCACCATTAAGCACAGGAGATCCTGGCTAAATGACGCTCGTACGATTTGGTGGAAACGCGTGGCTGCTAAACCCGATCACTGGAAATCAGTGACGCGAACCAAGTTACCGACCGCCTACCAAGCGCACAAGCCGGCGGATTCTGGCGTAGCGGTAGGCAACGGCGCAAGGATTTGTAGGCTTCAGGACGTAACACCGAACATTTATAAACACTGGCCACCGAATGCGTTTAATCAGACAAAAACCTTGCAGCATTTTCTGACATTACAGATCCACAACACTCCATCCATTTTCACCTTCCTCTCGACCGACTAGCATTTCCCTATCAGCCACCACCCTCCCCCTGCGCGGCCATCGACGAATACGCGCCATCACTTTCGAGGGATTCCAATCGCGGCCACTTTGCCGCTGACGATCGAACTCAAAAGAGCCCTTCACCATGACGCAAAACATTTACGACGATCCCGAGTTTTTCCAGGGCTACAGCCAGATGAACCGCTCCATCGGCGGCCTCGACGCGGCGCCGGAGTGGCCGGCGCTCAAGGCGCTGTTGCCATCCATGCACGGCTTGAACGTGGTGGATCTGGGCTGCGGTTATGGCTGGTTCAGTCGCTGGGCCATTGAGAATGGCGCGGCCAGTGTCTTGGGGCTGGATGTCTCGGAGAAGATGCTGGAGCGGGCTCGGGAGACCACGACGGCGGCGAATATTCGTTATGAGCGTGCCGATCTGGAACAGCTCGACTTGCCCGCCTGCAGTTTTGATCTGGCTTACAGTTCACTGGCGCTGCATTACATCAAGGATTTGCCGGGGCTGTTTGCGCACCTGTACGCGGCGCTGAAACCGGGTTCGCACTTTGTGTTTTCCATTGAGCATCCGATCTTCATGGCGCCGCGTAATCCGGGTTGGTTGATTGACGCTGAAGGGAATAAGCGTTGGCCGCTGGACAGCTACCAGTTGGAGGGTGAGCGGGTGACCAATTGGCTGGCCGAGGGTGTGATCAAGCAGCATCGTACGGTCGGGACATTGCTCAATTCGCTGATCGATGCGGGGTTCTCGATTCGACATGTCAATGAATGGGGGCCGAGCGAAGCGGAAGTGGCGGCGCAACCGGCGCTGGCAGAAGAGCGGGAGCGGCCGATGATGATGTTGGTGGCGGTGCAGCGCTGAACCCTCACCCTAACCCTCTCCCAAAGGGAGAGGGGACTGACCGCGGTGCCAGTACGATCTACGCCGACGTGCAAAATCGAGGCGAACTCAGGTTTTGGAAGCGACACGCATCGGCTCCCTCTCCCTCGGGAGAGGGCTGGGGTGAGGGGTCCGTCCGAAAGCGCACCAAAAATCTCCAGCCGAAAAACAGGCCCAATTTATTTCAGCGCGTCGCGACGATAAATAACCGTGGAAATGGCAACAGCACCGAACCATCCGCCAGCGCCGGATAAGCCTTCTCAACCTCCGCCAGATACTGCTCCAGGTACTGCGCCTTTTCCGCCTCGGTCAGCGGACTCAAAAACGGAATCAACCCGCTGCCCTTGAACCACTCCACCACCCCCGCCGCCCCGCCTGACAGTTGATGGTGATAGGTCGTACGCCACACATCGACCCGCGCACAGTGTGGTCGCAGCATCGAAAAATAATCACTGGCGCTGGCCATGTCGGTACGTTGCCCCGCAGCGCCGGAAAGCTTGCTCGCCCACGGACCATTCGCGGCGACTTCACGCATCAAACGGTGGGAGGGTTCATTGAGGTTGTCCGGCATCTGGATCGCCAGACTGCCACCCGCCGACAGCTTGCTGGCCAAAGTCGGCAACAACGTCGCGTGATCCGGCACCCACTGCAACACGGCGTTGGCGAAGATCACATCAAACGGCCCTGCATCGGCCCACTTATCAATCTCGGCGACAGCGAAGCGCAAATCCGGCAAGCGCTTGCGAGCCGCGTCGATCATGTCTGCCGAGCTGTCCAGCCCGCTGACCTTCGCCCCCGGAAAACGCTGCACCAGCAACTCAGTCGAGTTGCCGGGACCGCAACCGATATCGACCACTGTTCGCGCTTCAGGCGTGGGAATCGCCGCCAGCAGATCGCGGGCCGGGCGGGTGCGTTCATCTTCGAAAGCGACGTATTGTTTGGCGGACCAACTCATTGCGTTCTCCTGTCGGGACATTTTGGCGGCTCGTCACGATACCGCGATCTAGCGCGCCTGCCTGCCCTACCAACGTCCGGTGACGTGGGGGGATTTGTAATTAGAATTTTCCACCAGCCACAGATGTCTGAATTTCAAGACTCTTCCCAATAAGGAACACCGCTATGAAATTCGCAAAAATCTCCCAGAAGCTCGCGATGGTGGCCGGTAGTCCCAAGACCTTCATGGGCGCATTGATCCTGATCGGTCTGTGGGGCTTGAGCGGGCCGATTTTTCATTACAACGACACCTGGCAACTGATCATCAACACGTCGACCACCATCATCACGTTCCTGATGGTGTTCCTGATCCAGAACACGCAGAACCGCGACACCGACATTCTTCATTTGAAAATCGATGAATTGCTCTTGGTGACCAAAGAGGCGCAGAACGCGATGCTTGGGCTGGAGGCGCTGGATCTGAAGCAGTTGGAGGCGTTGCGCAGGCACTACCGTTCGTTGGGCGAGGGTGAGGTTTTTAATCTTGAGGGGTTGGGCGAGAAGAGCAAGACCAAGCAGGATTTGAATGAGTGTTGAGGATTGAAATCAAAAGATCGCAGCCTTCGGCAGCTCCTGCAGAAACAGGTGTAGGAGCTGCCGAAGGCTGCGATCCTTTGATCTTGATTAGCGACTGGCCTGTAACTGGCGAGCCCTTTCCAGATGACTCTGCAGCTTCGGCAGTGTCTCGTCGGCGAAGGCTTTGATCTCCGGCACGTCGGTGGTCTGCGCTTCCTGCTGAATCTGCTCGATGGCCTCTTCAGTGGCTTTGACCTGACTGGCGGCATAGGCCTGATCGAAGGAGGCGCCGTCGGTCACTGGCGGCATCAACTCCTTGGCCTTGTCGGCCAGTTCTTCACGCGGCGCTACCGGCAGGTCGAGCTTCTTGGCGATTTTCGCCAGGTGCTGGTTGGCCGTGGTGCGGTCATTGATGACGACGATGGTGTAGTCCTTGACCTCTTTCGATTCGGCCTTGCTGTGGGCCAGACGACTGGCCTCGATGTCGGCCATGCCTTTGGCGGAGGCATCGTTGATGAAATCGGCGGGCGACTGGGCAAAAGCACTGCTGGCACACAGGCCCAACAGCGATGCAAAACTCATGTTGCGTATACGGGTGGCCATCCGGCTCATGGTCGCGCCCTCCTTACTTGCGAAATTCAAGCGGGAGCTTACGCCCCCGCCTCTCAATCAAAACTACCTTCACCGACTATTTCGATTTCTGAGCGGGCTTGCGGCCCATATCGGGTTTTGGCTCTTTGTCGACAGTCGTTGTGGTGGTTTTCCCACCTTTGCGACCTGCTTCAGAGGCCTTGGTTCGATCGTTGGCGAAGTTTCCCGAGTTCGAGTTTCTTGAGTTAGGCATGATTCTCTACCTCTTGGTAATGATCGTGGCGAGCAGGTGCCCGCCTAACATTGAGAATTTTCTCGCCGACAAAGGTTTAGAAAAGTTGCAGTTGCCGCGACGAACGGCTCCATCGGATTAACGACTGAGCGAAAGCTGACTCAAACGTTTGGCGGCGTACATTGCCTGATCGGCATGGCGAAACAGTTGCTGTTCCTCACGGCCGTGCTCTGGATAGCGAGCGACGCCAATGCTCGGTTCGATGTGCAGGTTGTGACCATCGAGGCGCATCGGTTGCACCAGCACCTGTCGGATTTTTTCCGCCACGCTGTCAGCGTCTTCCGAGGCCTGAACGCTGTGCAGCAGCACGACAAATTCATCACCGCCAATTCGAGCCACGGTGTCGGTTTCCCGCACGCAGCCCTTGAGGCGGTTGGCCACGGTTTGCAGAAGCATGTCGCCGACGGCATGACCGAAGGTGTCGTTGACCTGTTTGAAGCGATCCAGATCGACATACAACAACGCCATATGCCCGGATTGCTCGCGAGCGCCGGCCAACGCGGCTTTCAAGCGATCACGCAGCAATTCACGATTGGGCAGTTGCGTCAGTTGATCGTATTGCGCCATGCGCCGCAGGCGCGCGTGCAATTGCTGACGCTCGATGGCCGTGGCGACCTGGGCACAGACGTATTGCAGCAGTTCCTTGTCCTGCTCGGTGTAGCGCTCGCCGCCGGGGAGGCTTTTGACGATCAAGGCGCCGATAGTGCCGTTTTTCGAATTCAACGGCACGCCGAGCCAGCACGGCGCGTTCTGCCCGGCCACCAGTTCGGCGAAATCGGCTGGTGAATCCGCACTGTCCGGCGTCAGAAGAATCGGCTGGCCGCTACGGATAACTTCCGCACACAGGCGCCCGGTGACGGTGCCCGGTCGCTCGGGCTGCAATTCGTGATCGTCGACGTGATACGGGAAATTCAGTTGTGCGCAGTGTTCGTCGTACAGCGCCACGGAAAAATTCATCGCTGGCAGCCATTCGCCGATGATCAGGTGGATGCGCTTGAACAACGCCAGCAGATCTTCCGCCGCATGGGCCGCTTCGGATATCGCGTACAACGCCGCCTGGCGCGATTCGGCCTGTTTGCGCTCGGTGATGTCGCGCGCCACGGCGATGCGCAGTTGATCGACTTCCGACCAGCGCGCCGACCAGAGGATATGCACGACGCTGCCATCCTTGCGCAGGTAACGGTTTTCAAAGTTGAGTTTGGGTTCGCCGCCCATGATTTCGTTGGCGGCAGCCAGAGTGCGCTGACGATCCGCCGGGTGCACCAGCTCGATCATTTGCCGGCCAATCAACTCTTCAGGCGAATAACCGAAAACCCGCTCACAAGCGGCACTGACAAAAACGAAGCGACCCTGCTTGTCGACTGCGCAAACGGCGTCCAGCAACAGATCGATAAAACTCGCCAACGGCGCGGAATTTCGGCTTTCCATGGTTCAGCGTGGGTGTCCGGGCAATGCAGCACTGATCAACCATCCCTGACCTTGTGATTGCGCATCCCTGCACTCACTTTCAAGCCTTGTTCGGCATCAGCCCCGGCAGTGCATGCACCAGCGCGTTGATGGCAAAACCGATGAACATCACGCCGCACAAGCGGGTGATAAGCAACTCATGACGCTGATACAGCGTGCGTACCCGCTGCGCGCCGACCACGCCGATGAGAATAGCGTAGGCCAGCAAGCCACCGAGGAAACTCAGGGCAATCAGCGCCGGCAGCATTGACCAGTTGAGCAGTTCGGCACGGCTCGACAGCAGCGCGGTGAACGTGGCGACCGCCACCGGATAAGCTTTGGGATTGGTCAAACCGAACAGAATGCCGTGCCAGAACGGATTGCGCGCCGCGCCCTGGGGTTCGTCACCATTGCGACGCTGGGCCCGCACCGCGCGCCAGCCGAGCCAGAACAGGTACAAGCCGCTGAGCACACCGAGCACATCAAACGCAGTGCTGCCGATTTCCCGGGCGCCGACAATCGCGATCAGAGCCGTGCTGCACCAGACCACATCGCCGAGCAGATGCCCGCAAAGAAACCCCGCCCCAGCCCGCCGCCCATAGGCTGCGCCGATGCCGAACACCGCCAGCACACCCGGCCCGGGCGTAATCCCGTAAATGAAACCCGAGGCCAGCACGGCCATTAGCAACGATGGAGTCATGGAAAACCTGCAAGCGCCAAAATACGTGGCCGCCAGTCTATATCAGCCGATTGCAGGTGTTCACTGCTCGTCGTAAAAACGCATGCCGGCGTACGGTTTTTGCCGACAGGCTGCCAATCGTGAAGCGAGATCGCCGACATGGGCTTCGAGCTTGTGGCCATCGGGATCAAGGAAGTAGAACGACGCGCCTTCGCTGCGGTTATCTCGCCATTCCCGCACGTTCGCCGCTTTTAGCTTTGCTACGAACGTGGAGAAATCGGCTGCATTAAGGCTGAAAGTGTAATGCGTGTAATCGCTGCACGCTTCGGCTTTGCGCAGCGGATCAAGCGACAGACACAACCACAGTCCCGGCAGCGACAGGTAGGCACCGGCGTCCCACGCGGCTTCGACGCGCAACTGCAGCACATCGCGATAGAACGCCAGGCTGCGGTTCAGATCGCTGACCGCGAGGGTCAGGTGATTGAGGCCGGTGAGCATCGGGTCAGTAGCCTCTGAGGTCTTCGGGGACGATGTATTGTTGGCCGTCGTAGGTCAGAGTGACGCGAGTTTTCTTCATCTCGATCGTTTTCGAGATGCACTCTTTGCCCGACAGGAAGGATTTGTAAACTGAACCACTTGAGCTGACGATCAGATCGGCGAAACCATGGTTGCTCGTAGGGCCGAG contains these protein-coding regions:
- a CDS encoding alpha/beta hydrolase is translated as MRPEIAVLDIQGQYRVYTEFYRADAAEKTIILVNGSMATTASFAQTVKNLHPQFNVVCYDQPYAGRSKAHNRHEKHLTKDVEGQILLELIDHFAAEHVLSFSWGGAATLVALAQQPRRIERAVISSFSPVINAHMLDYLERGVDYLGQRDGDRVGHLVNNTIGKHLPSLFKRFNYRHVSSLAEHEYGQMHFHISDVLHSDRQCYLNAAKKINVPVLFLNGEWDEYTAAEDARLFGNHVAQSTFTTLQATGHFLDMEHKAACRDSQNALLGFLKPAQQTSRTRYSFVQDQHALAI
- a CDS encoding zeta toxin family protein, coding for MTEEEQTIWDGAIKFARSNKKAIGKRLTDQATYPPEKEPVSVFMAGSPGAGKTEASLALLNLFSDTPILRIDPDELRNEFEAYQGGNAWLFQGAVSILVGKLIDLALERKQSFLLDGTLSNMEIARKNVQRCLDKGRFVQILYVYQDPRLAWSFVRAREEAEGRRIRPEHFVDQYFAARDVVNTLKLEFGKDIHVDLLVKHIDNSGRLYKAGVDKIDYHIPEKHTRHDLMAMLGINDGVTP
- a CDS encoding IS3 family transposase (programmed frameshift); this translates as METGEKRSQRDYTLTFKLSVVDQVEKGELSYKEAQRRYGIQGRSTVLVWLRKHGRQDWSQGASIRSQRTRPMDEPTLPLTPEQRIKELEEQLALANQKAKFFEDVVDVLKNDYGVSVGKKAARQVVAQTQTLSVSRACQFMGISRQAYYKRDRAYRSRLEQDQKLIKFVHEIRLRQPCIGTRKLHSMMHAKRERQELHVGRDRLFDVLRDHRQLVRRKRAYHKTTDSHHRFRCHPNLLKPGPHQVIATGPEQVWVADITYIPTREGSVYLSLVTDAYSRKIVGFHVHDSLHAKSVAQAFRKALKERRTKQRLVHHSDRGAQYCSDLYQKLHAKHDVTCSMTDGYDCYQNALAERVNGILKTELLLYRPENLEQAEQMVREAITIYNQERPHLSLKYKTPDAVHRALG
- a CDS encoding type II toxin-antitoxin system HicB family antitoxin; the encoded protein is MLYPIAMSASDGECAWGVEVPDLPGCFSAGEDQEDAIEMAKAAIEAHIEILAESGAAIPVAGKLGTHFSNQKYAGCVWALVDADVGRCLGSPQELSITLPGYLLERIDLHVHHHPEEKNRSAFLTSAALRMLAP
- a CDS encoding DUF6124 family protein: MFKVTPNPPETDPASPYESPNSKKFHEAAERALDHYLSPTARIMGSTHEPEPMYLANPKYDTESLLANASETLGSATTMLNNFAALLDTSHRKTALGIAQVVMLGELAVNQALDKVVPAE
- a CDS encoding class I SAM-dependent methyltransferase, with translation MTQNIYDDPEFFQGYSQMNRSIGGLDAAPEWPALKALLPSMHGLNVVDLGCGYGWFSRWAIENGAASVLGLDVSEKMLERARETTTAANIRYERADLEQLDLPACSFDLAYSSLALHYIKDLPGLFAHLYAALKPGSHFVFSIEHPIFMAPRNPGWLIDAEGNKRWPLDSYQLEGERVTNWLAEGVIKQHRTVGTLLNSLIDAGFSIRHVNEWGPSEAEVAAQPALAEERERPMMMLVAVQR
- the tam gene encoding trans-aconitate 2-methyltransferase translates to MSWSAKQYVAFEDERTRPARDLLAAIPTPEARTVVDIGCGPGNSTELLVQRFPGAKVSGLDSSADMIDAARKRLPDLRFAVAEIDKWADAGPFDVIFANAVLQWVPDHATLLPTLASKLSAGGSLAIQMPDNLNEPSHRLMREVAANGPWASKLSGAAGQRTDMASASDYFSMLRPHCARVDVWRTTYHHQLSGGAAGVVEWFKGSGLIPFLSPLTEAEKAQYLEQYLAEVEKAYPALADGSVLLPFPRLFIVATR
- a CDS encoding low affinity iron permease family protein translates to MKFAKISQKLAMVAGSPKTFMGALILIGLWGLSGPIFHYNDTWQLIINTSTTIITFLMVFLIQNTQNRDTDILHLKIDELLLVTKEAQNAMLGLEALDLKQLEALRRHYRSLGEGEVFNLEGLGEKSKTKQDLNEC
- a CDS encoding DUF4142 domain-containing protein, producing the protein MSRMATRIRNMSFASLLGLCASSAFAQSPADFINDASAKGMADIEASRLAHSKAESKEVKDYTIVVINDRTTANQHLAKIAKKLDLPVAPREELADKAKELMPPVTDGASFDQAYAASQVKATEEAIEQIQQEAQTTDVPEIKAFADETLPKLQSHLERARQLQASR
- a CDS encoding KGG domain-containing protein — its product is MPNSRNSNSGNFANDRTKASEAGRKGGKTTTTTVDKEPKPDMGRKPAQKSK
- a CDS encoding diguanylate cyclase, encoding MESRNSAPLASFIDLLLDAVCAVDKQGRFVFVSAACERVFGYSPEELIGRQMIELVHPADRQRTLAAANEIMGGEPKLNFENRYLRKDGSVVHILWSARWSEVDQLRIAVARDITERKQAESRQAALYAISEAAHAAEDLLALFKRIHLIIGEWLPAMNFSVALYDEHCAQLNFPYHVDDHELQPERPGTVTGRLCAEVIRSGQPILLTPDSADSPADFAELVAGQNAPCWLGVPLNSKNGTIGALIVKSLPGGERYTEQDKELLQYVCAQVATAIERQQLHARLRRMAQYDQLTQLPNRELLRDRLKAALAGAREQSGHMALLYVDLDRFKQVNDTFGHAVGDMLLQTVANRLKGCVRETDTVARIGGDEFVVLLHSVQASEDADSVAEKIRQVLVQPMRLDGHNLHIEPSIGVARYPEHGREEQQLFRHADQAMYAAKRLSQLSLSR
- a CDS encoding LysE family translocator, yielding MTPSLLMAVLASGFIYGITPGPGVLAVFGIGAAYGRRAGAGFLCGHLLGDVVWCSTALIAIVGAREIGSTAFDVLGVLSGLYLFWLGWRAVRAQRRNGDEPQGAARNPFWHGILFGLTNPKAYPVAVATFTALLSSRAELLNWSMLPALIALSFLGGLLAYAILIGVVGAQRVRTLYQRHELLITRLCGVMFIGFAINALVHALPGLMPNKA
- the fos gene encoding fosfomycin resistance glutathione transferase, whose translation is MLTGLNHLTLAVSDLNRSLAFYRDVLQLRVEAAWDAGAYLSLPGLWLCLSLDPLRKAEACSDYTHYTFSLNAADFSTFVAKLKAANVREWRDNRSEGASFYFLDPDGHKLEAHVGDLASRLAACRQKPYAGMRFYDEQ